Genomic segment of Pseudomonas sp. DY-1:
TTCAATTTATTACTCCAGTTCATGTGGTGGTGACCTGGACGGAATCCCTTGTATGCCGGCCAGGAAGTGTTTGCGCGGCGTCCAGTTTTTCCGTCACAGAGATGCTGACGACAGGTCATGAGTGCAACGTGACGCTTCATCAAAGCTACTTGCTGATATTTTGTGTGTCAATTTTGCCGGAGGGTGATTGATCTTTTCTCATCCCTGGCGTGCACGCTGGGATGGCGCTATGCCTCGTCAAAGGTGGCAATACCGGAAGCATGTCGCTCAGCGCATTGACACAGATAATTTCATATGAGTGTTTACACGAAATTGAATGCGTCATAGAGTTTTCGGCGGGATGTGCTCCCAGGGTATCCATCAGAACAAGAGCAAGAAGAGATGAGAATGCGGACCAAACCTGGCGCCTTGATTGCTGCGCTTCTGTTAGCTGGACATTGCGCGTCGCCCCTTGCCGAGGGCCACTTGATAGCTGTGGGGGGCATGCTCAGGGCGAGCAACGTTCAGGTTTACGAGAAGTTCATCGAGCTGGCGGGGGCTCGCGACCAATCTCGGATTGTCATTTTTCCCACCGCCAGCGGCAGCTTGAGCTCAAGTAAGCGCTTTCAAAGCGAGTTGCAGGCGCTTGGCGTGCCAATCGAACGAATCAGCATCATCGGCATCGACAAGCAGAACTACCAGAGCACGATGAATGATCCGGCAGTGCTCGAGCCACTTTCGAAAGCCACTGCCGTCTGGTTCGTTGGCGGTGATCAGGCTCGAATCGCTAGGGCGTTGTACAACAGCGATGGCAGTGAATCGAAGACACTTCAGGCAGTGAGAGCCGTTTTCGACAGGGGAGGTGTGGTGGCTGGCACCAGTGCAGGCGCAAGTGTCCTGGGCGAGACCATGCCGACTGCTTATGGCGTTGTAATGGATACTCTGGATTTTGGCGTCGCGGAGCAGGCCGACCAGCGTGGCACCGCGTTACTGAAGGGTGCAGGGCTGTTCAAGTCCGGGATCATTGACCAGCACTTTGACCAGATTGAAGAGACCAGTTCCGGTCGTGCAGCACGCATGGCCAGCTACCTGATTGGCCAGAAGGTCACTCGAGGCTTTGGCATAGACACCAACACCGCTGTCTGGGTGCAGCCAGGTGGCCGATTGCAAGTGATCGGAGAAGGTTACTTGACGGTCATGGACGCCAGTCAGGCGCGCAAACAGTTCGGGATATACGGCACTCGTCTTTCTGGCGTGCAGTTGGCGATGCTGGGAGCCGGGGACAGCTACGACACCCGCAGCGGCAAAGTGATGCCGGCCGAAGGCAAATCGGAAATCGCAGCTGGCCAGGAGTACCTGAACGGCAATCAGCTCATTACTGACCTTTCCGCAGTTTCCGCCATCTCCCGCGCGGTGCTTTACGGGCTCGCGGATAACACCGCAACCCATCAGTTCGGGCTGATGACTCGCTATAACCCATCAGGTGGTTATCACTACGGCTATCGATTCAAATTCAGTGAAGGGGAAGGCTTCAAGGCACACAGCCGCATCCAGGACTCTTTGACCAGTTACACGGTACAGAATGTTGGTTTGGAGATCGAACCGGTAGATGCCAACCTTCGCGACCCGGCCTACAGCAGCCCGCGGGATGCAACGGCGAGTCGCTGGCCGAACGCAGTTCGTGCCGTCAACTTCCGTGGTCTGATGGTCAGCAACTCCGAGAATCGCTTTGAACCCAAGCGAGCCATGTCGCGCTTCGAGCTGGCCAATGCCTTGCAGATGACGCTGGCAGCGGAGCCGGCGCTGGAGAAGCTGCCAACATTTGAAGATGTGCCTTATGGCCATCCTTTGCGAGAGCCCATCGAGGTTGCCGTTTCCAATGGCTGGATGGCCGCCGACAAGCGTTTTGACGGTGAACGCGAAGTGACGCGTGCCGAGTGGGCCGTAGCCTGCAAGGCGCTGGTTGAAGGGTTCTCCAAGTCCCGCCTGCAGCAACGCGCCGATTTGAAGGACCTGGGCGGAATCGAACCTGATGCAGCAGAGGCTGCCTCGTTGCTGGTCGGTGAAGGCTGGATGACATCCAGCAACGGCTTGCTTCAGCCGCAGAAGCCTGTGTCTCGAGAAGAGGTTGCGCTCACCCTTGCCCGCCTGATCGGTCTCGAACAGGTTCTCTAACCCCCAAACTCATTAATCACCTCACCCTGCAGCGGCAGGGTGAGGCAAGTGTCATGCGCCTTTTGGAAAGTGAGTGGAGATCATGGCCATGCAACTGACGCCCCTCGAACTGTTTGCCCTGGACAAGCTTTTGGACGATCAAGAGTCGGTCGTGCTCGCGCTCCAATGTGCCCGGGTCAAGGTCCTGGAACGGGTTGAAACACCGGACGGCTTCTACTCCGTGATCGAGTTGGAGCAGCCACCGAGCGGCTTTGGTCGATTGGTAGAGCGGGAGTGGCGATTCCGCATCAGAAACAAGAGCGCCGGCGGCTACTTCGTTTGCTGGCCCGATGGCGAATCCAATCTGTGTCTGGAGGCCGTTCTCGGCAAGGGAATGCCGGTGGCGATGCTTACGCCGGAGCTTCTGGTCTAGAGCGCCGTGCATGCAGCTCAACGCTCGAATCCCAATGCCACCGTAGCCTGGGCTTCAGCCACGATAAGATCCTTGCGAGCGGTCCTTTCAATGGGCACGGCAATGTCTGGTGGTCCACGAGCTGAAAATCTATTGATTGTGAAGCCGGATAGTGAAATTAGTTGTACAAATCACTTTTATGTACAACTATTTCGACGTGTCGTAATTTCTGGCAGGGGAGTCGCAAGGTGGCACTCGGCTGGCTGCTCAAACGCGGGGGTCACAAGGTCAGTTCCCTGGCCTTGGTGCTTTTGCTGGACGCGACAGCGGTGCTGGCGGACTGGCGTGAAGACCTGCCTGGTGCGCGCGCTGTCGGCACGGGCCAGTTCAAGTGGTTCGGCTTTTCAATCTACGAAGCGAGACTCTGGAGCCCAAGCGCCAGGCCAACGCTGGACAACTCCTTCGCCCTGGAACTGACCTACCGGCGTGAGATCAAGCGTGGCGACCTGGTGGAGGTCAGTCTGGAAGAAATGCGCAGGTTAGGTGATGGAAGGTTCCATGAGGATCGCTTGGCGCATTGGGCGCGCGAAATGCACGAAGCCTTTGTCGATGTAGCCCCCGGCCAAAGCATCACGGGCCTGTACTTGCCGGGCCGGGGATGCCGCTTCTATGTGGATGGGCAATTGAGACGAGAGGTGGCCGATCCGGATTTCGCCCGTGCTTTTTTTGCAATCTGGCTGGACCCGCGCACTCGCAATCCCGAACTGCGACGCCAACTGCTGGGGCTTGAGGTCGCCGCCGAATGAGTCTCTTGCTCGATGCATGGCGAAGGCATTCCCGTCTGATTCCGCCGATGGACGTGCCGACGTTCGAGTTGAGCGTCGACGACTGGATGTACCTCGTTGACAAGGTCACCCCGATCAACCGCTCAAACGTATGCAGGCTCGGGATGGAACTGGGCCGAGTGACCTTGTTGCTCTGCCGACAGCCAGGCGGGCAGGGGGGATGAGAGATGCTCAGTCTTCAGTCGATGGATGATGGTTACCGGGCCCTCGTCATTGGTTCGAGCGGGGCACTCGGGACTGCCTTCTGTGAGCTGCTGCGAGACGACCCACGATGCAGCGCGGTCCACCAACTGGGGCGCGCAAGCACGCCCAAGCTCGATCTGGAAGACCCACCGAGTATCGCACGAGCTGCCGCCGAGCTTTCAGAAGAGGGACCGTACCAGTTGATCCTGCATTCAGCCGGCCTGCTGCACCGTCCGGGCTTGCGGCCGGAAAAATCCCTGGCCGCTCTTGAGGCCGACGCGTTGCAGGCCGTGTTCCAGGTCAATGCGCTCGGACCGGCGCTGGTGCTGCGCCACTTCCTGCCGTTGCTGCATGCGCGGGGAAAGATGGCGCTGCTTTCGGCGAAGGTGGGGAGCATCGGCGACAATCGCCTGGGCGGCTGGTACGCCTACCGTGCGTCAAAGGCTGCATTGAACATGCTGGTGAAGACTGCCGCCATCGAGTTGGTCCGCATCCAGCCCCAGGCGTGCCTGTTCAGTCTTCATCCGGGTACGGTGATTTCCAGACTGTCCGAGCCCTTTCGAGGCGCGGCGCTGGCACGCCCGGCGCAACAGGCGGCAGCTGATCTGCTCAGCCTTATCGACCGCCTTGGACCTGCCGAGAGCGGCGGGTTCTATGCCTACGACGGCGAGCGTCTGCCTTGGTAACCGTGGAAGACGCATGAATCTTAAAGCGCTAGAGGGGTGTGATGGCCGCCGGCTGAGACCTGGTCCTGCAGCAGGCGATCTGCGCATGCCGCTGTCTGCTCGCCGTATAGGCCTCGTGCTTGGTGACCAGCTGTCATTCGACCTGAGCCTGTTCGACGCCCTGGATCCCCGGCAGGACGCAGTGCTGATGGCCGAGGTAGACACCGAAGCGCGTTACGTAGCTCACCATCCACAGAAGATCGCGCTGATCTTCAGCGCCATGCGGCACTTCGCCGAAACGCTGTTCCAGCGTGGTTGGCGGGTGATTTACGTACGTCTGGACGATGACGGCAACAGCGGCAGCCTGCCCGGGGAATTGCATCGTTGGATGGAGATTCTGGGGGCCAAGGAGGCACATGTCACCGAGTGCGGTGAGTGGCGCCTGGAGCAGGCGCTCAAAGACTGCCGAGTGCCTTTGACTTGGCACCCTGACCGCCGTTTCCTGTGCTCCCGAGAGGCGTTCGCGCGCTGGGCAGGAGACCGTGAGCACTTGCGGATGGAGCATTTCTACCGCGGGATGCGCAAACGCACCGGCCTACTGCTTGAGCCAGACGGCAGTCCGCTGGGAGGAGCCTGGAATCTCGATGCGGAGAATCGCAAGGCGCTGCCGCGTGGCCTCCGTGGCCCGATCCCCATGCGCTTCCAACCCGATGCCATCACCGGAGAAGTGCTGACGCTGGTCCGTGCAAGATTCAGCGACCATTACGGCAGTCTGGAGCCCTTCGACTACCCTGTGACCCACGCCGACGCACATGTTCTGTGGCAGCACTTTCTCGACTTCTCCCTGGCCGCCTTCGGCGATTACCAGGACGCCATGGCCACCGGCGAGCCCTTTCTGTTCCACGCGAGAATCAGCGCTGCGCTGAACATCGGCTTGCTCGATGTACGCCAACTGTGTGCGGATGTGGAAAGCGCCTACCGACGAAAGCAAGTGCCGCTGAATGCCGCCGAGGGGTTCATCCGCCAACTGATTGGCTGGCGCGAGTACGTGCGTGGCATCTATTGGCTGCGCATGCCCGAATACGCCGCACTCAACGCATTCGGCAATCACCGCCCATTGCCGGAGTTCTACTGGACTGGCGCCACTGAGATGCGCTGCATGGCCCAGACGATTGGCCAAACCCTTGATCTGGGTTACGCCCATCACATCCAGCGGCTCATGGTGACCGGCAACTTTGCGCTGCTCGCTGGCATAGCCCCCAAGGCCATCTGCGAGTGGTACCTGGCGGTCTACCTGGATGCCTTCGACTGGGTTGAGCTACCGAACACCTTGGGCATGGTGATGCACGCCGACAACGGGTACCTTGGCTCCAAGCCATATTGCGCCAGCGGCCGCTACATCCAGCGAATGTCAGACTACTGCAAGGAATGCCGCTATCGGGTTGATGAGGCAACGGGGCCGCAAGCTTGTCCATTTAATGCGCTGTATTGGCATTTCCTGATGCGTCATCGCGATTCCCTGGGGGGAAATCCACGGTTGGCCATGGTTTATCGCAATCTGCTGAACATGACTGAAGCGCGCCGTGAGGCAATCTGGTCGCGCGGCGAGGAACTGCTGGCGCGGTTGGACGCCGGAGACTCCCTGTGAAGAAGACTGAGCTTCCCAGCAAGGTATGCCCGGTCTGCGATCGCCCGTTCTTATGGCGCAAGCGTTGGCGGCGATGTTGGGATGAAGTCCGCTACTGCTCGGAGCGCTGCCGTCGTTTAGCGCGTCCCCGACAGGCGAAATGCCAGAGGCATCCAGATCACCCAGAGCGGCGCTAGCACCAGTACCGTGCCAGCTACGCCCATGGGTAGTGAAACCTCAGCCAATGGCGCGCCTGCGCAGTAGGCCAGCGGACCACCGATCCCTCCGAGGAGCATTCCTCGCCAGGCGGGCCGCGATGCCCAGGCCAGGCTGTGTCTTAGGCCGCAGGCAAAAACCAGCCAGAGCATGACGAGCCAGATCGGAAGAGGGGAGTGGCCGAAGTCGAATACACCCACTACGCCAAGCACCGTGTCCATCGCGCAGCCACCCAGGGCGACCCGCAACAATGCACCGGCCTCCAACTGGGGGTGGGGGCACAGCGCCAAGTGCAAGAGCAGCCCGACGGCGACCGCGAACAGCAACCAGGATGCCTGGGCGCCGAGCACGCAGCCCCACCAGCCCAGCTGCAGCCAAAGCGCGTTGCCCATCAGCCAGGCCCGGCCCATGGCTCGGCCTACAGTCGCTCCAGCAGGGGAGCGCTGCGAGAGGCCGGGCCTGCCCAGAGCAACTGGGCAACGCCAATGGCGCGTTCTTCGAAACCACCTTCGCAGTAGCACAGGTAGAACTCCCAGAGGCGCTGGAAGGCCTCGTCATAGCCGAGCTCCAGCAAGGCGTGGCGCGACTGCCGGAGGTTGTCGTGCCAGAGTCTCAGAGTACGTGCGTAATGCGCTCCGAAGTCTTCCATGTGCAACAGGTTGAGCTGAGTTTCGGCGCTGGCCGTCTGCAGCATGCTGGTTAGCGAGGGCAGGGCGCCGCCAGGGAAGATGTAGCGCTGGATGAAGTCCACCGAACGACGGGCCAGTTCGTAGCGCTGGTCACGAATGGTGATGGCTTGCAGCAGCATCAGTCCGTCGTCCTTGAGCAACTCGGCACAACGACGGAAGTATTCAGGTAGGTAGCGGTGGCCGACCGCTTCGATCATCTCGATGGATACCAGTTTGTCATAGCGCCCTTCGATATCGCGGTAGTCCTTGCGCAACACGCAGATACGCTGTTGCAGACCCTGAGCCTCGACGCGCCGCATGGTGTGTGCAAACTGCTCCTCCGACAAGGTGGTGGTGGTCACCCGGCAGCCATGATGGCTGGCCGCATATAGTGCCAGGCTGCCCCAGCCAGTTCCGATCTCCAGCAAGTGGTCGCCTGGGCGCAGGTCGAGCTTGCGGCAAATGCGCTCGAGCTTGTTCAACTGAGCCTTTTCCAGGCTCTGCTCGGGGCTTTCGAACATGGCCGAGGAGTACATCATGGTGGGATCGAGCAAGTGTTCGAACAGCGCGTTGCCCAGGTCATAGTGCGCCATGATGTTGCGGCGTGAACCACTTCGACTGTTGCGATTGAGCCAGTGCATTAGGCGCAGCAACGGCCGGCCCAGCCGCGCCAAGCCACTCTCCATGGCGTCGAGCACGGCCAGGTTGGCGACGAACAGGCGGGTTACTGCTGCTAGATCGGGGCTTCGCCAGTAACCCAGGATGTAAGCCTCGCCGGCGCCGATCGAGCCGTTGCTGGCAACCAGGCCCCAGACCGCCTCATCCAGGACCTCTATCTGGGCTTGCAGCGAACTGGTTGGATCGCCGAAACCCAATTGCCCACCGCGAAACTGTATACGCAGGTGGCCATGGCGCAGGCGGCGCAGTTGGGCGAGGACGGCCTGCTTGAAGAGGCTGCCTGCGAATGGGCGCAGGTTGCCGGCTTTGCTAGCGCTCAGAGTCGGATCGGACATGCGTTAAGTCCTCATTAGCGGATTGGCCGACGCTCAGGTGGCGATCACTCGCTTGATGATCGTGCAAGGGGGTGCCTTTGAGCAGTAGTTGCAGGGCCTGCCAGTAGATGGCGGTCAGGGTGCGCAGAGACATCCAGGGAAAGGCCAGCACATGGCGGCGCAGCCCCTTGGAGTCCAGTGCCTGGCGCTCCAAGTTGAGGCACGCCTCAAACAGTTTTTTCCCATCACGCCAGTTCTCCATGTGCACGCGAAGGTGCGGGCCCTCGACCAGGAAACGCATGCGGTAATCCATGTCTCGCGGCAGGAAGGGCGAGACGTGGAAGGCCTTGGCAACCCTGAACTCGTGCGCCCCTTCGGCGTGAACTGGCAGCACGTAGTGGTGGCGTTCGCGCCAGGGCGTATTGCGTACCTCGCAGACGATCACCG
This window contains:
- a CDS encoding cyanophycinase, whose amino-acid sequence is MRTKPGALIAALLLAGHCASPLAEGHLIAVGGMLRASNVQVYEKFIELAGARDQSRIVIFPTASGSLSSSKRFQSELQALGVPIERISIIGIDKQNYQSTMNDPAVLEPLSKATAVWFVGGDQARIARALYNSDGSESKTLQAVRAVFDRGGVVAGTSAGASVLGETMPTAYGVVMDTLDFGVAEQADQRGTALLKGAGLFKSGIIDQHFDQIEETSSGRAARMASYLIGQKVTRGFGIDTNTAVWVQPGGRLQVIGEGYLTVMDASQARKQFGIYGTRLSGVQLAMLGAGDSYDTRSGKVMPAEGKSEIAAGQEYLNGNQLITDLSAVSAISRAVLYGLADNTATHQFGLMTRYNPSGGYHYGYRFKFSEGEGFKAHSRIQDSLTSYTVQNVGLEIEPVDANLRDPAYSSPRDATASRWPNAVRAVNFRGLMVSNSENRFEPKRAMSRFELANALQMTLAAEPALEKLPTFEDVPYGHPLREPIEVAVSNGWMAADKRFDGEREVTRAEWAVACKALVEGFSKSRLQQRADLKDLGGIEPDAAEAASLLVGEGWMTSSNGLLQPQKPVSREEVALTLARLIGLEQVL
- a CDS encoding chalcone isomerase family protein, with amino-acid sequence MALGWLLKRGGHKVSSLALVLLLDATAVLADWREDLPGARAVGTGQFKWFGFSIYEARLWSPSARPTLDNSFALELTYRREIKRGDLVEVSLEEMRRLGDGRFHEDRLAHWAREMHEAFVDVAPGQSITGLYLPGRGCRFYVDGQLRREVADPDFARAFFAIWLDPRTRNPELRRQLLGLEVAAE
- a CDS encoding DUF3833 family protein — encoded protein: MDVPTFELSVDDWMYLVDKVTPINRSNVCRLGMELGRVTLLLCRQPGGQGG
- a CDS encoding SDR family oxidoreductase → MLSLQSMDDGYRALVIGSSGALGTAFCELLRDDPRCSAVHQLGRASTPKLDLEDPPSIARAAAELSEEGPYQLILHSAGLLHRPGLRPEKSLAALEADALQAVFQVNALGPALVLRHFLPLLHARGKMALLSAKVGSIGDNRLGGWYAYRASKAALNMLVKTAAIELVRIQPQACLFSLHPGTVISRLSEPFRGAALARPAQQAAADLLSLIDRLGPAESGGFYAYDGERLPW
- a CDS encoding cryptochrome/photolyase family protein translates to MPLSARRIGLVLGDQLSFDLSLFDALDPRQDAVLMAEVDTEARYVAHHPQKIALIFSAMRHFAETLFQRGWRVIYVRLDDDGNSGSLPGELHRWMEILGAKEAHVTECGEWRLEQALKDCRVPLTWHPDRRFLCSREAFARWAGDREHLRMEHFYRGMRKRTGLLLEPDGSPLGGAWNLDAENRKALPRGLRGPIPMRFQPDAITGEVLTLVRARFSDHYGSLEPFDYPVTHADAHVLWQHFLDFSLAAFGDYQDAMATGEPFLFHARISAALNIGLLDVRQLCADVESAYRRKQVPLNAAEGFIRQLIGWREYVRGIYWLRMPEYAALNAFGNHRPLPEFYWTGATEMRCMAQTIGQTLDLGYAHHIQRLMVTGNFALLAGIAPKAICEWYLAVYLDAFDWVELPNTLGMVMHADNGYLGSKPYCASGRYIQRMSDYCKECRYRVDEATGPQACPFNALYWHFLMRHRDSLGGNPRLAMVYRNLLNMTEARREAIWSRGEELLARLDAGDSL
- a CDS encoding DUF2256 domain-containing protein, producing MKKTELPSKVCPVCDRPFLWRKRWRRCWDEVRYCSERCRRLARPRQAKCQRHPDHPERR
- a CDS encoding DUF2878 domain-containing protein — its product is MGRAWLMGNALWLQLGWWGCVLGAQASWLLFAVAVGLLLHLALCPHPQLEAGALLRVALGGCAMDTVLGVVGVFDFGHSPLPIWLVMLWLVFACGLRHSLAWASRPAWRGMLLGGIGGPLAYCAGAPLAEVSLPMGVAGTVLVLAPLWVIWMPLAFRLSGTR
- a CDS encoding cyclopropane-fatty-acyl-phospholipid synthase family protein encodes the protein MSDPTLSASKAGNLRPFAGSLFKQAVLAQLRRLRHGHLRIQFRGGQLGFGDPTSSLQAQIEVLDEAVWGLVASNGSIGAGEAYILGYWRSPDLAAVTRLFVANLAVLDAMESGLARLGRPLLRLMHWLNRNSRSGSRRNIMAHYDLGNALFEHLLDPTMMYSSAMFESPEQSLEKAQLNKLERICRKLDLRPGDHLLEIGTGWGSLALYAASHHGCRVTTTTLSEEQFAHTMRRVEAQGLQQRICVLRKDYRDIEGRYDKLVSIEMIEAVGHRYLPEYFRRCAELLKDDGLMLLQAITIRDQRYELARRSVDFIQRYIFPGGALPSLTSMLQTASAETQLNLLHMEDFGAHYARTLRLWHDNLRQSRHALLELGYDEAFQRLWEFYLCYCEGGFEERAIGVAQLLWAGPASRSAPLLERL
- a CDS encoding DUF1365 domain-containing protein, translated to MNSGLYHGWVSHRRFAPYLHSFRYPIGMLYLDLAEQEQVLSMSRLLRPRLLAPLCWRECDYLPAWTSTGLSLADAVRALLRDALGEAPRGAIHLLTQPRNWGLSFNPVSFYFCHDDIGYLAVIVCEVRNTPWRERHHYVLPVHAEGAHEFRVAKAFHVSPFLPRDMDYRMRFLVEGPHLRVHMENWRDGKKLFEACLNLERQALDSKGLRRHVLAFPWMSLRTLTAIYWQALQLLLKGTPLHDHQASDRHLSVGQSANEDLTHVRSDSER